The Desulfobacterales bacterium genome includes a region encoding these proteins:
- a CDS encoding CaiB/BaiF CoA-transferase family protein, with translation MIEKEVNNKAGGPLQGIRVLDFSRLYPGPLGTMLLADMGAEVIKIEDPAQPDYVRNFPPFIKTESAAYLAFNRSKKSLALSCREEEGKKIFYDLVKTADVVVEQFRPGVMAGMGLGYGQACKKNPKIIYVSLTGYGQQGPYADHAGHDLNYIGYAGILGLTLSDDLEPTLPGPQMADVAGGAYMLVIACLSALFARGRSGKGQQVDLSMLDGVLPLMTLQMAQYWAAPEALKDERLPLSGGLASYGTYRCSDGKFVALAALEPKFWEKFCDWVEKPLWKDKIYAMGAECRQLKKDVGSLFQTRPRDEWVQESARRDICLTPVLGLDEIEKDPHLQQREMFITQPHPCCGNIKGIGVPIKFKGTPAVVQSPPPILGQDTAAVLEDLGYSPDRIERLHFDKVIFDDSCGNRNSEKNTI, from the coding sequence ATGATTGAAAAAGAGGTTAACAACAAAGCCGGGGGACCGCTTCAGGGGATACGCGTGCTGGATTTTAGCCGTCTGTATCCCGGACCGCTGGGGACCATGCTGCTGGCCGACATGGGCGCCGAGGTGATTAAAATTGAAGACCCTGCCCAGCCGGATTATGTGCGCAATTTCCCGCCGTTTATCAAGACGGAATCCGCCGCCTATCTCGCGTTCAATCGCTCCAAAAAAAGCCTGGCATTGAGTTGTCGAGAAGAAGAAGGAAAAAAGATCTTTTATGACCTGGTCAAAACGGCCGATGTGGTTGTGGAACAGTTTCGACCCGGGGTGATGGCGGGCATGGGGCTGGGGTATGGGCAGGCCTGTAAAAAAAATCCGAAAATCATTTATGTTTCCCTGACCGGGTACGGCCAGCAGGGGCCATATGCCGATCATGCCGGGCACGATTTAAACTACATCGGGTATGCCGGTATTCTGGGGCTGACCCTGTCGGACGACTTAGAGCCGACCCTCCCCGGACCGCAAATGGCCGATGTGGCCGGGGGCGCCTACATGCTGGTGATTGCCTGTCTGTCAGCCTTGTTTGCCCGGGGGCGCTCCGGAAAAGGACAGCAGGTCGATCTTTCCATGCTGGACGGCGTCTTGCCGCTGATGACGCTGCAGATGGCGCAATATTGGGCGGCGCCGGAAGCACTAAAGGATGAGCGTCTGCCGCTGTCGGGGGGCCTGGCCTCTTATGGCACCTATCGCTGCAGCGATGGAAAATTTGTGGCCCTGGCCGCACTGGAGCCCAAGTTCTGGGAGAAGTTTTGCGACTGGGTGGAAAAGCCCCTTTGGAAAGATAAAATTTACGCCATGGGCGCAGAATGCCGTCAATTAAAAAAGGACGTTGGGAGTCTGTTTCAAACCCGGCCAAGGGACGAGTGGGTTCAGGAATCGGCCCGGCGGGATATCTGTCTGACGCCGGTGTTGGGTCTTGATGAAATTGAAAAAGACCCCCATCTGCAGCAGCGGGAAATGTTCATCACCCAGCCGCATCCTTGCTGCGGAAATATAAAGGGCATCGGTGTGCCCATCAAATTTAAGGGGACGCCGGCCGTTGTCCAAAGCCCGCCGCCGATTTTGGGGCAGGATACCGCTGCTGTCCTGGAGGATCTGGGATATTCGCCGGATAGAATAGAAAGACTGCATTTTGATAAAGTCATTTTTGACGACTCTTGTGGAAATAGAAATTCTGAAAAGAATACGATTTAG
- a CDS encoding argininosuccinate synthase, with amino-acid sequence MSDKIKKVVLAYSGGLDTSVILKWLIETYQCEVIAFSADLGQEEELDSIKPKAVKTGASKVYIDDLKETFVKDYVFPAFRANAIYEGQYLLGTSLARPLIAKRQMEIAKIEAADAVSHGATGKGNDQVRFELSYLSLDPQIKIIAPWREWDLTSRTALMAFAEKHGIDVPTTPAKPYSSDRNLLHISFEGGILEDPWAAPPEDMFLLTVSPQRAPDTPEIIEIEFKQGDPIAVNGENLSPANLLKTLNRLGGRHGIGRADIVENRFVGMKSRGVYETPGGTILRAAHMAVESITLDREVAHLRDSLIPKYAELVYYGFWFSPEMRLLQGMIDETQQNVSGVARLELYKGNCRVLGRKSDRSLYSEAYATFEGDQVYSQKDATGFIRLNALRLRIQNLLNTK; translated from the coding sequence GTGTCGGATAAAATAAAGAAAGTGGTACTGGCCTATTCCGGCGGGCTGGATACGTCGGTCATTCTAAAATGGCTGATTGAGACCTATCAGTGCGAGGTGATTGCCTTTTCGGCGGATCTGGGGCAGGAAGAGGAGCTGGACAGCATCAAACCCAAGGCCGTCAAGACCGGGGCGTCAAAGGTCTATATTGACGATTTAAAAGAGACCTTTGTGAAAGATTATGTGTTTCCGGCTTTCCGGGCCAATGCCATCTATGAAGGCCAATATCTTCTGGGAACCTCTCTGGCCCGTCCGTTGATCGCCAAACGTCAGATGGAAATCGCAAAAATTGAAGCGGCCGATGCCGTCAGCCACGGCGCCACCGGCAAGGGGAATGATCAGGTCCGGTTCGAACTCAGCTATCTCTCTTTGGATCCCCAGATAAAGATTATCGCGCCCTGGCGGGAATGGGATCTCACCTCCCGGACCGCGTTGATGGCGTTTGCAGAAAAGCACGGGATTGATGTGCCCACCACACCGGCAAAGCCCTACAGCAGCGACCGCAACCTGCTCCACATCAGTTTCGAAGGAGGCATCCTGGAAGATCCGTGGGCGGCGCCGCCCGAAGACATGTTCCTCCTGACGGTATCGCCCCAGAGGGCGCCGGACACGCCGGAGATCATCGAAATTGAATTCAAACAGGGCGATCCCATCGCCGTCAACGGCGAGAACTTGTCGCCGGCAAACCTCCTTAAGACGCTGAACCGGCTGGGCGGACGCCACGGCATCGGAAGGGCCGACATTGTCGAAAACCGCTTTGTGGGGATGAAATCCCGGGGGGTTTACGAAACGCCGGGAGGGACCATTTTACGGGCCGCGCACATGGCCGTCGAATCCATTACCCTGGATCGCGAAGTTGCGCATCTGCGGGATTCGCTGATACCCAAATACGCGGAGCTGGTCTATTACGGGTTCTGGTTTTCGCCTGAGATGAGGCTCCTCCAGGGCATGATCGATGAAACCCAGCAGAATGTCAGCGGCGTGGCGCGGCTGGAACTTTACAAGGGAAACTGCCGGGTTCTGGGGCGAAAATCGGACCGGTCCCTGTACAGCGAGGCCTATGCCACCTTTGAAGGCGACCAGGTCTACAGCCAGAAGGATGCCACCGGCTTTATCCGGCTTAAC